In one Neobacillus sp. CF12 genomic region, the following are encoded:
- a CDS encoding selenium metabolism-associated LysR family transcriptional regulator — MDLHQLLVFTKVVEHKSFSKAAEDIFLSQSTVSSHIQALERTLNVSLFDRVGRENILTPSGERLYQWALKLLLLKDQAMLDLKVGVTELRGIIRIGASSVPGQFMIPKMVKQFRDQYPKATFYINQSSSKNIAEKVLNGSVDFGILGEKYDNEKLCYIPLLKENLVLITSKQSDIVGPVEIKDLLSYPFIMRNSDSGTNSLIEKFLKKNQISKDQMNIVAYTENGQSLIQFVLQDIGIAIISEMAAKEYYDRNLLKIHEINGFNDERYFYLVYNLNKTQSMLSQLFIEGAKELIK; from the coding sequence ATGGATTTACACCAATTACTTGTGTTTACAAAGGTTGTTGAACATAAAAGCTTTTCCAAAGCAGCTGAAGACATTTTTTTAAGTCAATCAACAGTCAGTTCCCATATTCAAGCACTTGAGAGAACTCTAAATGTAAGTCTATTTGATCGGGTTGGCAGAGAAAATATCCTTACACCCTCTGGTGAGCGTTTGTATCAGTGGGCATTAAAGCTTTTATTATTGAAAGACCAGGCAATGCTGGACTTAAAGGTGGGAGTGACCGAACTCAGGGGAATAATCAGAATCGGCGCAAGCTCTGTTCCTGGGCAATTTATGATTCCAAAGATGGTCAAGCAATTTAGAGATCAATACCCAAAAGCTACATTTTATATAAATCAATCTTCTTCAAAAAATATAGCGGAAAAGGTCCTAAACGGCTCTGTGGATTTCGGAATTTTAGGCGAAAAGTATGATAATGAAAAGCTTTGCTATATTCCTTTACTAAAAGAAAATCTAGTCCTTATCACTTCCAAGCAATCAGATATTGTCGGACCTGTGGAGATTAAAGACCTTCTGAGTTACCCATTTATTATGAGAAATTCTGATTCAGGAACCAATTCTCTTATTGAAAAATTTCTGAAAAAAAATCAAATTTCAAAAGACCAAATGAATATTGTAGCTTATACAGAAAATGGGCAGAGTTTAATTCAGTTCGTTCTCCAAGATATCGGTATTGCGATAATTTCGGAAATGGCTGCAAAAGAATATTATGATAGGAATTTATTAAAGATACATGAGATTAATGGGTTTAATGATGAACGATATTTCTATCTTGTTTATAACCTAAATAAAACCCAATCCATGTTATCTCAATTATTTATCGAAGGCGCAAAAGAATTGATCAAATGA
- a CDS encoding sulfurtransferase TusA family protein, which translates to MSLQYIPDVIYDAGQTGVGELVDRLFSKLEKLNSGQIIEVISNVPLVSEDLPTWIKIQNHTLLDRKDFGGISYYYIEKR; encoded by the coding sequence ATGTCACTTCAATATATACCGGATGTAATTTACGATGCAGGTCAAACTGGCGTTGGCGAGTTAGTAGATAGACTGTTCTCGAAATTGGAAAAGTTGAACAGCGGCCAAATTATCGAGGTCATTTCCAATGTACCTTTGGTAAGTGAAGACTTGCCAACCTGGATTAAAATACAAAATCACACTTTGTTAGATCGTAAGGATTTTGGGGGAATAAGTTATTATTATATTGAAAAACGCTAA
- a CDS encoding DEAD/DEAH box helicase has protein sequence MPDFVSLGISESIINKLKSYGVVNATPIQEKAIPFVMQGRDVIAQAQTGTGKTFAFILPILEKINPLASHVQALIVTPTRELALQITEEFQKLTNDMDGVDVLAVYGGQDVDKQLKKLKKNVQIVVGTPGRLLDHIGRGTVQLSEVSFLVLDEADQMLHIGFLKEVEDIIRETPKSRQTMLFSATMPEEIRTLANKHMRKPEYIQVEKNQGPAENVKLIAIHTIDRAKQATLIELVETHRPYLAVIFCRTKRRVSKLYEVLKSHKFLCDELHGDLSQAKREQVMKRFRDGEIQLLIATDVAARGLDVEGVTHVFNYDIPQDAESFIHRIGRTGRAGTKGVAITLYSSDDRPTLDMIEKELTITIQKQNIGNSESSQKNKQEPTKDQGKRYEKRRSSSGQGKDSKPKSSSRNESKPKSIKRKQTNSSQAGGGRNRKSSKSGLVKRSK, from the coding sequence TTGCCTGATTTTGTTTCATTAGGGATTTCTGAGTCAATTATTAATAAATTAAAGAGTTATGGTGTCGTGAATGCAACCCCCATCCAAGAAAAAGCAATCCCATTTGTAATGCAGGGAAGAGATGTGATTGCACAGGCGCAAACGGGGACAGGAAAGACGTTTGCCTTCATATTACCAATTTTAGAAAAAATAAATCCACTTGCTTCGCATGTGCAAGCCCTCATTGTTACTCCAACCAGAGAATTGGCTTTGCAAATTACAGAGGAGTTCCAAAAATTGACCAATGATATGGACGGTGTTGATGTACTAGCGGTTTATGGTGGTCAGGATGTTGATAAACAGCTGAAGAAGTTAAAGAAAAATGTTCAAATTGTTGTTGGCACACCTGGAAGGCTGTTAGACCATATTGGAAGAGGAACTGTTCAGTTATCTGAAGTATCATTCCTAGTACTTGATGAAGCAGACCAAATGTTGCATATTGGTTTTCTGAAAGAAGTTGAGGATATTATTAGGGAAACGCCTAAGTCCCGTCAAACCATGCTTTTTTCTGCAACTATGCCGGAGGAAATAAGAACATTAGCGAATAAACATATGCGTAAACCTGAATACATCCAAGTAGAAAAAAACCAGGGGCCTGCAGAAAATGTTAAACTAATTGCCATTCACACCATTGATCGAGCAAAGCAAGCAACATTAATTGAATTGGTGGAAACACATAGACCATATTTAGCTGTTATCTTTTGTAGAACCAAACGGAGAGTCTCAAAGTTGTATGAGGTTCTTAAATCCCACAAATTTTTATGTGATGAACTGCATGGCGACTTATCACAAGCAAAAAGAGAGCAAGTGATGAAACGCTTTAGGGATGGGGAAATCCAACTGTTGATTGCAACAGACGTCGCTGCAAGAGGACTTGATGTTGAAGGTGTAACGCATGTATTTAATTATGACATCCCACAGGATGCAGAAAGCTTTATCCATCGAATTGGGAGAACCGGGAGAGCAGGTACAAAAGGTGTTGCCATCACTTTATACTCCTCAGATGATCGGCCAACTCTTGATATGATTGAAAAAGAACTTACTATAACAATCCAAAAACAAAACATAGGTAACTCTGAAAGCAGTCAAAAAAATAAACAGGAACCAACTAAGGATCAGGGAAAAAGGTATGAAAAGCGAAGAAGTTCGAGTGGCCAAGGGAAAGACAGTAAACCTAAATCTTCGTCAAGGAATGAAAGTAAGCCAAAATCAATAAAAAGAAAGCAAACAAATTCCAGCCAAGCAGGTGGAGGCAGGAATCGTAAAAGCAGTAAATCAGGATTGGTTAAACGGAGTAAATAA
- a CDS encoding sodium/solute symporter (Members of the Solute:Sodium Symporter (SSS), TC 2.A.21 as described in tcdb.org, catalyze solute:Na+ symport. Known solutes for members of the family include sugars, amino acids, nucleosides, inositols, vitamins, urea or anions, depending on the system.), with amino-acid sequence MNTAAFSMFLGIVFVTLVVTYFASKRTKNASEFYTAGGGLTGWQNGLAIAGDYMSAASFLGIAGAVALTGFDGFFYSIGFLVAYLVVLYLVAEPLRNLGKYTFADMIAARFDAKKVRGFAAMNTVTISIFYMIAQLVGAGALIKLLLGLEYTTSVLIVGVLMTVYVIFGGMHATSWVQIIKAVLLMGGTFLISIVVFAKFNFSITDMFDQMKTATPLKEAFLNPGVKYKDGIDTLSLNMGLVLGTAGLPHILVRFFTVKDAKTARSSVVYATWIIGIFYVMTIFLGFGAAAFVGTTDIVAANAAGNMAAPLLAQALGGNMLFAFISAVAFATILAVVAGLVLTAASAFAHDFYNEILKKGKATEKQQVSTARWAAIGVSVVSIVLALGAQTLNVAFLVSLAFAVAASANLPVIIYTIYWKRFNTTGAIWAMVVGLISAIGLVVISPNVFSPEVGKAIFVGNPLFPYTTPGIVSIPLGFIAGYLGTVLSRQKADAKKYDEVLVKSNLGIGQ; translated from the coding sequence ATGAATACCGCTGCTTTTTCAATGTTTCTTGGTATCGTTTTTGTAACATTGGTTGTTACATACTTCGCTTCTAAACGTACAAAAAATGCAAGTGAATTCTATACAGCAGGTGGGGGGCTGACCGGCTGGCAAAATGGATTAGCTATCGCAGGTGATTATATGTCAGCGGCTTCGTTCCTTGGAATTGCTGGTGCAGTTGCATTAACAGGCTTTGATGGATTCTTCTACAGTATTGGTTTCTTGGTTGCGTATTTGGTTGTATTGTATTTAGTAGCCGAACCATTACGTAATTTAGGAAAATATACATTTGCAGATATGATTGCCGCACGCTTTGATGCTAAAAAGGTGCGTGGTTTTGCGGCCATGAACACCGTAACCATTTCTATTTTTTATATGATCGCTCAGCTTGTAGGAGCAGGTGCTCTAATTAAATTGTTATTAGGGCTAGAATATACAACATCGGTTTTAATTGTTGGAGTGTTAATGACTGTCTATGTTATTTTCGGCGGGATGCATGCAACAAGTTGGGTACAAATTATTAAAGCTGTCCTGCTAATGGGTGGCACATTCCTAATTTCCATTGTGGTTTTTGCAAAATTCAACTTCAGTATTACAGATATGTTCGATCAAATGAAAACAGCAACACCCTTAAAGGAAGCATTCTTAAACCCAGGAGTTAAATACAAGGATGGCATTGATACCCTTTCATTGAATATGGGTTTAGTTTTGGGTACAGCCGGACTGCCTCACATTCTGGTTCGTTTCTTCACCGTCAAGGATGCTAAGACTGCACGGAGTTCGGTTGTTTACGCAACTTGGATTATTGGAATTTTTTACGTTATGACGATATTTCTTGGCTTTGGGGCAGCAGCTTTCGTGGGCACAACTGATATTGTTGCAGCAAATGCTGCTGGTAATATGGCCGCTCCCCTTTTAGCGCAGGCACTTGGAGGTAATATGCTGTTCGCGTTTATTTCCGCGGTTGCATTTGCAACAATTCTTGCGGTTGTAGCGGGACTTGTTCTGACTGCTGCTTCAGCTTTTGCACATGATTTTTATAACGAGATTCTAAAAAAAGGGAAGGCAACAGAAAAACAACAGGTAAGCACAGCACGATGGGCAGCAATTGGAGTGTCTGTAGTCTCTATTGTTTTAGCTTTAGGGGCTCAAACCCTTAATGTCGCTTTCCTTGTTTCACTTGCCTTCGCAGTAGCTGCAAGTGCAAATCTGCCTGTTATTATTTATACGATTTACTGGAAGCGTTTTAACACTACGGGAGCCATTTGGGCAATGGTAGTTGGACTTATTTCTGCAATTGGACTTGTAGTCATTAGCCCGAATGTTTTCAGTCCCGAAGTAGGAAAGGCAATTTTCGTAGGGAATCCTCTATTTCCATACACAACACCCGGAATTGTATCCATTCCATTAGGATTTATTGCAGGGTATCTTGGAACGGTGCTGTCTCGCCAAAAAGCTGATGCGAAGAAATATGATGAGGTACTCGTTAAATCCAATCTTGGGATTGGTCAATAG
- a CDS encoding DUF485 domain-containing protein codes for MEARKITANSESDYSAIVQSSSFQKLLSEKKKFIIPITIFFFCFYFALPILTSFSTVLNNKFIGSITWAWVFAFLQFVMTWGLCMLYSKKARKFDDLAEQVVKEGGKD; via the coding sequence ATGGAGGCTAGAAAAATAACAGCTAACTCTGAAAGCGATTACAGTGCTATTGTTCAATCATCATCATTCCAAAAATTACTCTCCGAAAAGAAAAAATTCATAATTCCCATCACGATCTTCTTCTTTTGCTTTTATTTCGCCTTACCTATCTTAACTTCCTTTTCAACTGTTCTAAATAACAAATTCATAGGCAGTATTACATGGGCTTGGGTTTTTGCATTTCTTCAATTTGTTATGACTTGGGGATTATGTATGCTCTACTCTAAAAAAGCAAGAAAATTTGACGATTTAGCGGAACAAGTTGTTAAAGAAGGGGGGAAAGACTAA
- a CDS encoding MgtC/SapB family protein, protein MENIDYDILLKLGVSAIFGLIIGLEREIKRKPVGLKTSLVISVVSCLLTIVSIESAYMFPHSDNVKITMDPLRLAAQIVSGIGFLGAGVILRRGNDSISGLTTAAMIWGAAGIGIAVGAGFFIEAFVGVALLIISVELVPYVMKFIGPKQLREKEISLQLFIRDKIQIEKAISFIMERKYIIRRIRIKDLDNGDHLVQILVAVDYRNKTTDVYDSVSKLEGVHKVEIESMG, encoded by the coding sequence ATGGAGAATATTGATTACGATATATTACTAAAGCTTGGAGTTTCAGCTATTTTCGGACTTATCATTGGGCTTGAACGCGAAATAAAGAGAAAACCTGTAGGTTTAAAAACAAGTCTTGTTATATCTGTTGTAAGTTGTCTACTTACAATTGTTTCAATCGAATCAGCTTATATGTTTCCTCATTCTGATAATGTAAAAATTACAATGGACCCTCTTCGTCTTGCGGCACAAATAGTATCAGGTATCGGTTTTCTAGGAGCAGGTGTCATTCTTAGAAGGGGTAATGATAGTATCTCTGGATTAACTACAGCTGCAATGATTTGGGGAGCAGCAGGAATCGGGATTGCTGTTGGGGCTGGTTTCTTTATCGAAGCGTTTGTTGGCGTTGCCTTACTCATCATTAGTGTGGAATTAGTGCCTTACGTAATGAAGTTTATTGGTCCCAAGCAATTGCGTGAAAAAGAAATTAGTCTTCAATTATTTATTAGGGATAAGATCCAAATTGAAAAGGCTATTTCATTTATTATGGAAAGAAAGTACATTATTCGCAGGATTCGTATAAAGGATTTAGATAACGGCGACCATCTCGTGCAAATATTAGTTGCAGTAGATTATCGTAACAAGACTACAGATGTGTATGATTCTGTTTCAAAATTAGAAGGCGTTCATAAAGTAGAAATAGAAAGCATGGGTTAA